From Haloarcula rubripromontorii:
ACCTCGTGGCCCATCGCAGCCTGATCGCGGCTCAGGGCATGTATGTGATATGGCGCACCACCGACAGTTTCAGGAAAGATGTCCTGGGCGACCCGGAGTATATGCATTTATTTCGCCCGACCTTTACAGAGAGACAGGTATAGTTAATAGTCCGATTTTTTGAGTAATACGCCTCTATAACCAGTTTGTGGCACCAATTTGTGGCGTGCCATCACAGTGAATCCTTACCCCGTATTCCTATTCGATGACCCCCTGTTCTTCCATGCGCAGCGCCCAGTGTTTGAAGACGTATACAGTCCAGAGGAACCGCGAATGATCGTGGTTTCCGTTGAGATGTTCTTCGAATAGGTCTAAAATCGCAGCGGTGTCAAGAATGCCTAGCTCGGTAGAACGGACCATCGAGACAAACTCGTCGGCAAGTTCGTGTTTGAACCACTCACCGATCGGCATATCGAACCCGTGTTTGTTTCGCTGTAAGATAGACTCCGGCAGCACATCATCGAAAGCTCGTTTCAGCACGCGCTTTCGATCACGGCCAGTTAGTTTGTGGTCTGTCGGGAGACTGAGTGCATACTCAACGACATCAGTATCGAGGAACGGAACACGCACCTCAAGTGAGTTGTACATACTGGCCTGGTCGACTTTCGTGAGCATCTGATCTGGGAGCGACAAGCGGGTGTCAACAGCCTGTATCCGTGCCAAACTCGCCCTATCAGTCAACTCAGGTGATATCGCGGCGTGCTGTGTACGGAGCGTGGTCTGCCCGGCTTCGATTGGGTCAACGTTTGTGACGGACTGGATGGCTTGGTCATCGGATACACGCATTAAATCGAAGTGACGTTCTGGAACCGATCGTTCTCCGCTTCGGTTTATGAACCACTGTCCTTTGTATACGGCGTCACCGATTGCAGTCCCGCGTGAGGCTGGTAGCGCATTCACAGCCGGTTCAACGGCGTACTTTCGTATCTGGGATGGCAGCGCTCGATAGTATTTTGACAGGGACTCAACTCGGTACTTATCATAGCCAGCGAACAGTTCGTCGGCACCGTCTCCCGAGAGTGCGACCTTGACGTTATTTCTCGTGGCTCGGGACACAGCATAACTCGGCATCAGTGCCGGGTCGGCGAAGGGCTCCCCCAGTTTATTCAGCACATCTGGCACGGATTCACGGACATCATTCGCCGTGAGCGTGATCTCGTGATGGTCGGTGTTGTGGAAAGACGCCACCTCTCGTGCCGCCCAGGATTCGTCGAATCGATCCTGATTGAAACCGACGGTAAACGTCTTTACGGGCTCATCGAGTAGCTGTGCCATCGTCCCGACAATTATCGTCGAATCGATCCCCCCACTGAGGAACGCTCCGAGTTCAACATCAGCCATAAGGCGTTTTTCCACCGCCGATTCGACGAGCGAGCGGAGGTGTGCGGCAGCAGTGTCAATATCAGGGTCACGAGGCGTGATCGAGGGGTCGTGGTATTTTTCTCGGTCGATCCCATCGTCGGATACGAGTATCCGCTCGCCGGGTCGGACCTTCGAGACGTTACGGAAGGCCGTTTTCGGCGCAGGAATATAGCCGAATGCGAAGTACTGAGCCAGTGCGTCTCGATCTATGCCGCCGAGTTCCATCTCGCTCTCGAACAACGATGGGAGTTCGGAGGCGAATGCAAGCTTGTCGTCAGTTTCGGCGAGAACGAGCGGCTTGATTCCCATCGGGTCACGGGCTAGTAACAGACGGGCGCGGTCACTGTCCCACAGAGCGAACGCAAACATTCCGTCTAGTTCGTCGACAAAACTGGGACCTTCTTCTTCGTAGAGATGAACCAACACTTCCGTGTCAGTCTCAGTGGTAAACCTGTGTCCGGCGGACGTGAGTCGGTCTTTGAGACGACCGTAATTATAGATCTCTCCGTTGAAGATGACGGTTACCGTACCGTCCTCGTTGTGGATCGGCTGGCCGCCGCTCTCGGGGTCGATGATACTGAGTCGTCGGTGCGCGAGCCCAACACTTCCATCTCTGAAAATCCCATCGTCGTCAGGACCTCGGTGACACTGACAGTCGTTCATACGTTCAAGAACATCGGTTGTAGGTGAGCCAGATCGAATATACTGACCACAGATTCCACACATTGTTCGGGTACTCTACACCAGTGCTCAAAATTATACCCTCCCTACACAGACGAACTAGACGGATTATCTTTTGCTCTACGCCACCCACATCAGTATTGCCAGTCCGCTGGTCGCCCCCACGGAGGAGTTCTGTCCCGCCACGCTACCTGGTTTACCGATTCAAGACATTGGAATCAATCAAATCACTGCTGGAAGGTCAGAAACGCATCCGATGAATCGGCGTAGGGTGAGTATAAACAAGCCCTCTGACACAGATGGTGAAACTAATGGGTAACACTGGGCCGATAGCGTTCTTCGTTCCCTCTCTGACAATCGGTGGTGCCGAGCGTGTGACAGTTTCTGTCGCGAACGGGCTCTCTCAGCGCGGATATGACGTAGACCTTGTCGTATCATATCATGAGGGTGACTTCCGGTCCGATGTTGCTGGAACAGTAAACGTCGTCGACCTCGGAACGCAGCGGATACCAGGGATAGGGATCGGTGCGAGCGTTCCTGCTCTCGTTCGCTATCTGCGTCGACGTTCTCCGCAAATACTCTTTTCACAAATGACATATGCTAACGTCATTCACATGGCTTCACAGGTTCTATCGGGTGCTGATACGGTCACTATCTCGACGATCCACAACACGCTTGGAATGCAGGAGGAATCGAAAGAGAAGCTGGTCCAGTGGCTGCAGCGTCGCCTCGCTCACCAATCAGACCAGTTCGTCGCCGTTTCAGAAGGTGTCGCCGACAGCGTCGTGGAACACGTCGGCGTCGACCGCGAGAAGGTGTCCGTTCTCCACAATCCGATCCCGGTCAGTGAGGTACAGGAGCGAGCAGGGGAGTCGGTGGAGCATCCCTGGGTCGACTCTGCGAACCGAAGTGTCGTTCTCGGTGTCGGACGCTTGGAGAGAGCGAAGAACTTTGGGTCGTTTCTCCACGCTTTCGAACGAGTTCATGCCGCTCGACCGGACACGCGTGCAATAGTAGTCGGTCGCGGATCAAAGCGGACCGAACTCGAAACGTTGGCGGCCGAGTTAGGCATCGACGACGTGGTTTCGTTTCCTGGTTTTGTCGACAATCCCTACGGCTACATGGCGGGTGCGGATGTCCTCGCAATGTCTTCAGTCCACGAGGGTTTACCGACCGTTCTTATAGAGGCGCTTGCCTGCGGATGTCCAGTCGTCTCGACTGATTGTCCCAGTGGCCCGGCGGAGATCCTCAAAGACGGTGAGTACGGCCCACTCGTCGATGTCGATGACGACGAAGGACTTGCAGCGGCCATTCAGAGAACGCTCGACGATCCACTCCCGAGTGATGTACTGGTTGAGCGTGCGAACAATTTCGCCCCGGCGGCCGTGATAGACCAGTACGAAGCCTTTATTCGAAGCTTCGCGTCGGTGGATAGCACTGATGATATCGGCACCCGATCCGAGCCGCCTGCTCCATCATCGTGAGTGACCGTAGCTTACAACAATCATCAAGCTGTCCAAAACTGACTCTCAGTTACCTGTTATTGGTCGCTCACGGTACGTCGACCCAGATGTGAGTCTCACGATACGCGTTCTCAGCTGTGGGTTGCTCGGGGAGACTTCCCTTGTACAGTAGATACGTCAACCGTAAGCGCTCCCCTTCCAGTACTGGCGTAACCGTGTGCCGCTGCAGCCACCGGTCTCCAGCCGCGGTCCGGTTATCATAACTGTCGAGACGTGTGCGCTCAATCACCTCTCCCGTCGGTGCGGTTCTGGCTAACTGCACGACGACGACATACTCAGTTGTCTCCATCTCGTGGTTGATGACAGTGAAATACATCTGTTCGGACTCACCCATCGCGATCTGTTCTGGATAGCCACTGGCCTCCAGATCGCCAGTCTCATTCTCGGTCAGCAGTCCGAACTCTGTGTAGGCTTCACCGCGTTGTGGCTGAGCCGCGACCAAGGTTACGCTGGCGAATGCGACGAGTATCGCCACACCCACAACGATAGTCCCCAGCTGTATCCCTTCTCCGTTGGAACGTCGACTGGCGGCCCGTGAGTTTTCAGAGGGTGTCGAAGCCTGCCCGAGACCAGTCGGTGTCCTTCTGTGGCGCCGATACCCCGCGATCCCAGATGCCACCACAGTGATAATAGCAAGGGTAGTGAGAACTGGTATCGGGCGAATTGGCCACGGTGTGAACTCAAGGTTGACTCCAACGATGATTGCCAAACAGATACTCGCCGCAACTGAGTACAGTATCCGTTCGGTGACGATCAATCGGTGGTTCTCGTACTCCGGGTTCCAAGTGGGAAACAGTGACGCGACCACGGCATAGCCCGGGACGAATAGTAAGAACGGGAGGGCGACGGCTGCGAGGAAAATGCCGTCAAGAGACGACAGTAAGGCGAGGAGCACAACTGCTGTGTACCCAACGGCAGCAAGCAAATCGACAGTCGCTGGCAAAGTATCAGACCACCTTCCCATGCGTTCCGCTCACGCCTGCGACATGATAAGTAACAACTGCATACCAGTCTTTGAGTATGTCGCTTGCGGTGTCTGGAAACGACGAACACCCGCACGGAGTGGTTACTCCGATTTCGTTCGGGAGAGATACTTTTGTTGTAACCGCCAGATGTACCCACGAAATAACAGAAGAGATAGCTTCGGAACGAACGAACCGTATCTGATCCCACTCGACTCGTCGCCGTAAAAAGCCTCCATCGGTACGTCTCGTACGGTCATTCCATTAGCGTCTAACTGGATGAGCATATCGTTCAGGAACCCGTAGTCGTCAAACAGATCGTTCAGCGAGAGTTCTTCGAGCGCTGTTGCGGAAATCGCGGTGTATCCGTTCTGTGGGTCGCGCATCTCCCAGTGTCCGCTTGCAATCTTTGTCAATATCGTGAGGAGCGCGTTCCCGAAAAACCGCCAGTTGGACATCTGTGCACAGTGGCGTCGGGATATCAAGCGGTTACCCTTCGCATAATCCGCTTCTCCTTCCACGACTGGGTCGAGAATCTCATCGAGGATGTTCGGATCCATCTGACCATCGCCATCAAGAACTGCAATCGCATCCATGCCGCTCATAAGCGCGAGTTCGTACCCCGTTTGTATAGCGGCCCCGCGACCACCGTTTGTCTGGTGACGGACCGGGACGATCCGTTTGTCGAGGAACGTCTGACTTTCAGAGATCGTTGTTCCTGCCCCATCGGCAACAACTATTTGCTCCGCAGAATCACCGGTCACACCTGCCTGTTTCACTTCGGTATCCACGTATTCCTTGATCTCGGTCCACGTGCCATCTGTCGAGCAGTCGTCGATAACGAACACCTGGTCGACATACTCCGGAAGTGAGTCGATGACGTCACAGATAAACCCCTCTTCATTGTATGCGGGAACAACAACACCGATTGTCGAACCGTTATACACGCTATGTCCCCCCAGGGAATAAGCCGTGTCGCTTCGCTTCTGTCAGTTGCACAGCACAGTCGCATTGCTGGAGGGACTCCGCTACGGTGTACACAGAGTTATCGACAGGTGAACTACTCATCTCGGGTCGGCGTTCATGCCCAACCCACGCGCCAACAGCAACCTCTGGTTCAGTGGTAATCATGGTAGGTAGTAGGGCCAGTCACCGGCCACCAATGGGGCCCTCTCTGCCGCCATGTTGGAGAAATCGATCTATTGTTATTCCTTACTTTCCAGGGTTAGCGGTCATATACAGTGAGGCATCAGATCGATAAATATCTCATTAGGTCAATCCCAAAAAGTGCCTGTGTACGTCGATTACTCGGTAAAGGCGAGAGGGAGTTATTCGAATTGATCCTGATACGTCGTTCTGATGTCCGCCTGGCGACTGGCGGTTAGGTTCTCGTACGACGCTCCGTAGGTGTCGTTGGCCAGTTCGTCCCACGACTCAATCCGGTCACCGGAATCAGTCTGGAACTGTGAATCGAAGTCAGCTTCGACCTTCTGTTGTGTTTCAATATCTAACCCAGTGAAATTAAACTTGTCGCCAGCCTTCACGTCGGCCCCATACTCTTGCCGGGCGATCTCCTCACGCGTCCGCACCTCTGCAACCGCAAGGCCGTCCGCGAACGGCTGGCGTTCATGGATCTCTTCGATCTGGCGCTTCGTTTCGCCGCTTACCTCGTTATAGTAGAGGCCATACTTATCCTGCGTTATTTCGTCAAGCGACGCGCGCTCACCCTCAGAGACACTAGTACTGCCGCCGGAACCGCTGGATCCGCCACCGTCCTTAGCCCACGACGGTTTGACCGACATGGCTGTTGACACACGCGCGTCTTCTGAGTAAATACCATAGACGTACGTCTGCAGACTTAATGGTTCTACAGGATAATCTGTCGAGTCAGTTACTGTGTATTCAATCTCGAACCGCACACGGCTTGACTCGCCAGGTGCAAGCGTAACGGTTCTGTTGACTCCATAGGTCTCTGGTCGGTCGTCGTCATCGCTGTCGATGCGATGCTGGATCGATTGGGTCCCAGTTACGTTGCCAGTGTTCGTTACGCTCGCGGAGAACACAGCTGTATCACCGACGTACAAGACGTTCGGTCCATCCAGATCCGACACCTCGAAATGGCTGTCCTCTACCGTCATCGAGACGGTCTCCTTGTCAGCAGCAGTCCCAAGCGAATGGTTGTGTTGCCCGCGGCTCAAATTCGTCGTTTGCACCCCAATAGACACCGTCGTCGACTCGTTAGCAGCGAGTGAAACGGAGCGTGAATAGGTGGTATTCGTGGAATCACTGCGGAGCGTTACGTTGTCGGTACCGCCCACATCGCCTACGTTCTCGACGACAACGGAGACGTTGGCAGTTTCACCTTTCGTTACGTTAGCCGGTGCGGTCATGTTCTGTAGCCGGAACGTCGCCGGTTGCTGAACATTGAGGGTCCCGGTCGTTGTAACGTTCTCCGTGGCGATCTTGTATTGATACTCATCTGGAGTCAAACCAGCAGTGTTGACCGTGGCAGTGCTCACCTGACTCTGGCCGCCTGCAAGCGAATATACGCTCTCGTTTAACGTTTCAGTGTCGGAGTATTGGCCGTTCCGGTCAGTATCGACAGCAAATCGAACGGTCTGGACGCCGCGATAGGCACCGACATTGGTCAGGTTTGCTCGGATTGAGGCGTTCGTGCCACGGACGATAGTAGCGTTTGCAGTGGTATCGGCCAGTACAAACGTGGGCGGAGTGAGTACAGCCACATCACCAGTTGTCTCCGGAGACGACGAGTCACCGACAGCAACGGCGTACGTGTACTCTCCGGAGCTGAGTTGGTCAGGCTCGACAGCCAAGGTCACGTCTGTCGGTTCAGCTGCCGAAAGCTCAACTTGTTTTGTGATTACTGTTTCGGGAGACTGTTGATCCCCGTCGCCGCTCAGTCGTAGCGCTACCTGTTTCGTTGTCGTTGCCGACCCTGGGTTCGTTATTCGAAGGTGTACACGCAAC
This genomic window contains:
- a CDS encoding DUF1616 domain-containing protein, translating into MPATVDLLAAVGYTAVVLLALLSSLDGIFLAAVALPFLLFVPGYAVVASLFPTWNPEYENHRLIVTERILYSVAASICLAIIVGVNLEFTPWPIRPIPVLTTLAIITVVASGIAGYRRHRRTPTGLGQASTPSENSRAASRRSNGEGIQLGTIVVGVAILVAFASVTLVAAQPQRGEAYTEFGLLTENETGDLEASGYPEQIAMGESEQMYFTVINHEMETTEYVVVVQLARTAPTGEVIERTRLDSYDNRTAAGDRWLQRHTVTPVLEGERLRLTYLLYKGSLPEQPTAENAYRETHIWVDVP
- a CDS encoding glycosyltransferase; its protein translation is MGNTGPIAFFVPSLTIGGAERVTVSVANGLSQRGYDVDLVVSYHEGDFRSDVAGTVNVVDLGTQRIPGIGIGASVPALVRYLRRRSPQILFSQMTYANVIHMASQVLSGADTVTISTIHNTLGMQEESKEKLVQWLQRRLAHQSDQFVAVSEGVADSVVEHVGVDREKVSVLHNPIPVSEVQERAGESVEHPWVDSANRSVVLGVGRLERAKNFGSFLHAFERVHAARPDTRAIVVGRGSKRTELETLAAELGIDDVVSFPGFVDNPYGYMAGADVLAMSSVHEGLPTVLIEALACGCPVVSTDCPSGPAEILKDGEYGPLVDVDDDEGLAAAIQRTLDDPLPSDVLVERANNFAPAAVIDQYEAFIRSFASVDSTDDIGTRSEPPAPSS
- the asnB gene encoding asparagine synthase (glutamine-hydrolyzing) — translated: MCGICGQYIRSGSPTTDVLERMNDCQCHRGPDDDGIFRDGSVGLAHRRLSIIDPESGGQPIHNEDGTVTVIFNGEIYNYGRLKDRLTSAGHRFTTETDTEVLVHLYEEEGPSFVDELDGMFAFALWDSDRARLLLARDPMGIKPLVLAETDDKLAFASELPSLFESEMELGGIDRDALAQYFAFGYIPAPKTAFRNVSKVRPGERILVSDDGIDREKYHDPSITPRDPDIDTAAAHLRSLVESAVEKRLMADVELGAFLSGGIDSTIIVGTMAQLLDEPVKTFTVGFNQDRFDESWAAREVASFHNTDHHEITLTANDVRESVPDVLNKLGEPFADPALMPSYAVSRATRNNVKVALSGDGADELFAGYDKYRVESLSKYYRALPSQIRKYAVEPAVNALPASRGTAIGDAVYKGQWFINRSGERSVPERHFDLMRVSDDQAIQSVTNVDPIEAGQTTLRTQHAAISPELTDRASLARIQAVDTRLSLPDQMLTKVDQASMYNSLEVRVPFLDTDVVEYALSLPTDHKLTGRDRKRVLKRAFDDVLPESILQRNKHGFDMPIGEWFKHELADEFVSMVRSTELGILDTAAILDLFEEHLNGNHDHSRFLWTVYVFKHWALRMEEQGVIE
- a CDS encoding glycosyltransferase family 2 protein, with amino-acid sequence MYNGSTIGVVVPAYNEEGFICDVIDSLPEYVDQVFVIDDCSTDGTWTEIKEYVDTEVKQAGVTGDSAEQIVVADGAGTTISESQTFLDKRIVPVRHQTNGGRGAAIQTGYELALMSGMDAIAVLDGDGQMDPNILDEILDPVVEGEADYAKGNRLISRRHCAQMSNWRFFGNALLTILTKIASGHWEMRDPQNGYTAISATALEELSLNDLFDDYGFLNDMLIQLDANGMTVRDVPMEAFYGDESSGIRYGSFVPKLSLLLFRGYIWRLQQKYLSRTKSE